Proteins co-encoded in one Pleurodeles waltl isolate 20211129_DDA chromosome 1_2, aPleWal1.hap1.20221129, whole genome shotgun sequence genomic window:
- the CLDN24 gene encoding putative claudin-24: protein MALAKRTMAQLGGVVLALIGWVITCVTTYVPLWKNLNLELNELEFWTMGLWQVCVVQEEVGMECKDYDSFLALPFDLRVSRILMFLSNGLGALGLLISNFGLDCLKIGEEKHDLKKRLLLLGGVLFWISGLTTLVPVSWVAYITVQEFWDEDMPEIVPRWEFGEAMFMGWFGAFFLVLSGSWLVCITCYTDTRSFPVHYAPTVQQEQCPYLETGYPDLKI, encoded by the coding sequence ATGGCTCTGGCCAAACGAACTATGGCACAGTTAGGTGGAGTGGTGCTAGCACTGATCGGGTGGGTAATAACCTGTGTCACCACTTACGTCCCACTATGGAAGAACCTTAACTTGGAACTGAATGAACTTGAGTTCTGGACTATGGGACTCTGGCAGGTCTGTGTGGTCCAAGAGGAGGTTGGGATGGAGTGTAAGGATTACGACTCGTTCTTGGCATTGCCTTTTGACCTTCGTGTGTCCAGGATTCTAATGTTCCTGTCCAATGGATTGGGGGCACTTGGCCTCCTTATATCGAACTTCGGCTTAGACTGTTTGAAAATTGGAGAAGAAAAGCATGACTTAAAAAAGAGGCTGCTACTTCTTGGTGGAGTTTTGTTTTGGATTTCGGGGCTGACTACCTTGGTCCCAGTTTCGTGGGTGGCCTACATCACAGTGCAGGAGTTTTGGGACGAGGACATGCCTGAGATTGTTCCTCGCTGGGAGTTTGGAGAAGCAATGTTTATGGGCTGGTTTGGAGCCTTTTTCCTTGTCCTTAGCGGGTCGTGGCTTGTTTGCATCACTTGTTACACCGATACCCGCTCTTTCCCTGTTCACTATGCTCCCACAGTACAACAGGAACAGTGCCCTTACTTGGAAACTGGATACCCAGACCTGAAAATCTGA